The genomic region TCGTGGACTAAGGTATCTTAATACAATATAAGGCAGAGTGCCGTTCTGCACGCGACCTACGAGTGACTTAGTATCTCTGGGTTTCTACATACGCACGTTGGATGAACACACGAACTGAACCGCCGGGAGGACGTCGTCATCGGCATCAGGCGTCACTGTCAGGCCGGTAGGCCTTTGTATGTCTCAGAACCAACTTTAAGTGTTAACACACGACATGGGACTGACGGCGAATCGACCGCGGACCCCCGGGACCAAAAACCCTATCGGCACGCGAGACGCATTTCAGACCATCCCCGTAGCCCAACAATCATGAACGAAGTTCAACTAGAGGTCGCCAAGGCGTACCCGAACGATTCGGGACGCGGTATCGCCAGGCTCGACCCGGATACGCTGTTGCATCTGAAGCTCAGCCCGGGCGATATCATCGAAATCGAAGGTGCAGATACGACCGCCGCGAAGGTGTGGCGCGCAGACCGACAGGACTGGAACACAGACACCGTCCGCATCGACGGGTTCACCCGCCAGAACGCCGACGTGGGCATCGGCGAGCGGGTGACCATCAGAAAAGCAGAGGCCACCAAGGCGGACACGCTCGTCCTCGCACCCCCCGAGGAGGCGTCGGTCCAGTTCGGCTCCGACGCCGCCGGCATGGTGAAACGACAGATCCTGAAGCGCCCAGTCGTCGAACGCGACATCGTCCCGGTCATGTCGAGCACGAACCACCCGTTCATGCGCTCGCCGGGACAGGCCATCCCCCTCATCGCGGTCGAGACCGAGCCCGACGGCGTCGTCCTCATCACAGAGGACACCGAGGTCGAGCTCCGTGAGGAGCCCATCTCCGGCTTCGAGAAGACCGGCGGTGGCATAACCTACGAAGACATCGGTGGCCTCCAGGGCGAGATCCAGCGGGTGCGCGAGATGGTCGAGCTCCCGATGAAGCACCCGCAGATATTCAAGAAGCTCGGCATCGAGCCCCCGCAGGGTGTCCTCCTGCACGGCCCACCGGGCACGGGTAAGACCTTGCTGGCGAAGGCGGTCGCCAACGAGACCTCTGCGAGTTTCTTCTCTATCGCTGGGCCGGAGATCATCTCGAAGTACTACGGTGAGTCCGAACAACAGCTCCGCGAGATATTCGAGGACGCTGCCGAGGAGTCACCGGCTATCATCTTCATCGACGAGCTCGACTCCATCGCGCCCAAGCGCGAGGACGTGACCGGCGAGGTCGAACGCCGTGTCGTCGCCCAGCTCCTGACGATGATGGACGGGCTCGAAGCCCGCGGCCAGGTCATCGTCATCGCGGCGACCAACCGCGTGGACTCGGTCGACCCGGCACTGCGCCGCCCCGGTCGCTTCGACCGCGAGATCGAGATCGGCGTGCCCGACGAGGAGGGCCGCGAGGAGATACTGCAGATCCACACCCGCGGCATGCCGCTGTCGGACGACGTGAGCCTGGACCACCTCGCACACGAGACCCACGGCTTCGTCGGTGCCGACATCGAGAGCCTCACGAAGGAGGCCGCGATGAAGGCGCTTCGCCGGTACCTCCCCGAGATAGACCTCGACGAGGAGGACATCCCGCCGAGCCTCATCGACCGGATGATCGTCAAGCGCACGGACTTCAGCGGCGCGCTCAACGAGGTCGAACCGAGCGCGATGCGCGAGGTGCTCGTCGAGCTCCCGAAGATATCCTGGGACGACGTCGGTGGCCTGGAGACGGCCAAGCAGAACATCCAGGAGTCCATCGAGTGGCCGCTGAACAACCCCGAGAAGTTCGAGCGGATGGGTATCGACCCGCCGGCCGGCGTGTTGCTCTACGGCCCGCCGGGCACCGGGAAGACGCTGATGGCGAAAGCCGTCGCCAACGAGACGAACGCGAACTTCATCTCGGTGCGTGGCCCGCAGCTGCTCTCGAAGTGGGTCGGTGAGTCCGAGAAGGCCATCCGGCAGACGTTCCGGAAGGCCCGCCAGGTGGCCCC from Haloarchaeobius sp. HME9146 harbors:
- a CDS encoding CDC48 family AAA ATPase; the encoded protein is MNEVQLEVAKAYPNDSGRGIARLDPDTLLHLKLSPGDIIEIEGADTTAAKVWRADRQDWNTDTVRIDGFTRQNADVGIGERVTIRKAEATKADTLVLAPPEEASVQFGSDAAGMVKRQILKRPVVERDIVPVMSSTNHPFMRSPGQAIPLIAVETEPDGVVLITEDTEVELREEPISGFEKTGGGITYEDIGGLQGEIQRVREMVELPMKHPQIFKKLGIEPPQGVLLHGPPGTGKTLLAKAVANETSASFFSIAGPEIISKYYGESEQQLREIFEDAAEESPAIIFIDELDSIAPKREDVTGEVERRVVAQLLTMMDGLEARGQVIVIAATNRVDSVDPALRRPGRFDREIEIGVPDEEGREEILQIHTRGMPLSDDVSLDHLAHETHGFVGADIESLTKEAAMKALRRYLPEIDLDEEDIPPSLIDRMIVKRTDFSGALNEVEPSAMREVLVELPKISWDDVGGLETAKQNIQESIEWPLNNPEKFERMGIDPPAGVLLYGPPGTGKTLMAKAVANETNANFISVRGPQLLSKWVGESEKAIRQTFRKARQVAPTVIFFDELDSLAPSRGGEMGSNVSERVVNQLLTELDGLEEMGEVMVIGATNRPDMIDPALIRSGRFDRLVMIGQPDVEGREQILHIHTENIPMAPDVSLRELAELTDGYVGSDLESIAREAAIEALREDEDCEVVEMRHFRKAMESVRPTITEDILDYYEQMKEDFKGGTADVGHDRQSSRIGFQ